In Lujinxingia litoralis, a single window of DNA contains:
- a CDS encoding septal ring lytic transglycosylase RlpA family protein, protein MSLINWLVLVAMYSQFAASGETMEWSEVELPPVQQAGLASWYGDGAWHGEVTANGEPFDPWQYTCAHRSLPFNTMVLIENRANRRRVWCRINDRGPYGFVNDDGEWDFVVSSSPDKNWRGILDMSIATARALGTTEVGLQHVYLRYWTRNSRPNFHLAGLNP, encoded by the coding sequence ATGTCCCTGATCAACTGGCTTGTTCTTGTCGCGATGTACTCGCAGTTCGCCGCTTCCGGCGAAACGATGGAGTGGAGCGAAGTAGAGCTGCCGCCGGTGCAGCAGGCCGGACTGGCCTCCTGGTACGGTGATGGAGCCTGGCACGGTGAGGTCACCGCCAATGGCGAGCCCTTTGATCCGTGGCAGTACACCTGCGCTCATCGTTCGCTGCCCTTTAATACGATGGTCCTCATCGAAAACCGCGCGAACCGACGACGTGTCTGGTGCCGCATCAACGATCGTGGCCCCTACGGCTTTGTGAATGACGATGGGGAATGGGACTTTGTAGTCTCGAGCTCTCCCGACAAAAATTGGCGCGGCATCCTCGACATGTCGATCGCAACGGCTCGCGCGCTGGGCACCACCGAGGTCGGCCTCCAACACGTGTACCTGCGCTACTGGACCCGCAACAGCCGGCCCAACTTTCATCTGGCCGGGCTCAATCCCTGA
- a CDS encoding zinc-dependent metalloprotease produces the protein MRLGTTWRLMAGAVATVAVSSAVGCVEQVGDINRVQPNVVEKALFQNDDEWYMRQTVTDTDMQASVVFAAMESSLKRVRWTVTENVLYAHSTVELAEGLNDGLDEEESRRLGVVAAYPIRGHFDIQRSYNPSTGEPNNQIVENASDRPWYERKYMRVDWSNNKLDGFGMFQNQLGRFASASWSVPQDDGKIDKDRTRISEDYIDTVAEYSYEPDLYACYGAYGYDTIFNCEGGRVRVRSSFLKVPEEETFIPMQYTDNMQLTRDGSEMGDPMLVASIYDQDLGYEVEVECNDQVKGWMLQRYGYEWERLCAPATFDYHQRYGYFRTERVAWDRFVGAADDSRLYYANRWNIWQTMLDESGNELPFEERTPQPITYHLNAEYPEFMFEAAQVTAEEWNKAFRHAVKVAQGIDDEALDAVLMDEYGHTQMYRIVENSCHPGPLVEWKNTYGAGKAADRTSPTQLFREFVGNPGSDEALEAALWELPNASRVQLCAELEYATEVRDDVDARFSWERVGDLRYSFFNWVETDVPWAGYGPSAADPITGQIISGNANFAGGYIRRSALYAADLMQYFNGELSDTDIMYGTQIRRDLFHNSDTASNRFGLSPEVKNEVARRSGVSPNSTSKVGLSERPEYHELHDFILAHGKDRIQREADIVSMASDKLAARDERMVEFLQNPDVKNFLMRDVETAMAIEATARERFGPQFGDEQLHQAYLDVHTPRQTFARTEQRDRMLAERSIMTYDTLNRSAEVLVTYQGAADYFKGKSRTDIIEYFMNKMFIGTQLHEIGHTVGLRHNFAASTDALNFHDEYWHIEQAVVDGTITREEAYSLQGALAEQITGKEIDYASQAEYQLASVMDYTGDLTGRFKGLGKYDYAAIAFAYGEAVETWDDSVQLPNLLEQDSWLSDYKQMPRILAGAPASAEIDPATYAQGIDILINGRTYKPIREVKERRRQGIQANTVNWANFDLSAENQPNLDRTVSYEFCSDEYRGGILNCSIWDFGANQREIVNHSFNTYRALQTFWRYRRHHISRGYENYGNYINRVYSTFQMAQEPFRYYGLYRFYNLGDYTDDLLAASIDTFNFYNEVMAMAEPGRFCKYEPANSRVDEGWYFDLNNTYLPADYHVDLGECDDYIDIPKGIGNHYNFSFTDEYEYRIDRVGTYIDKMVASQSIFDINANFAQSTFFTDFRATNLSFWTVFKDEMLAMLEGVLLGDYSEYGGVVSNGKYQDPVPVSAETFGLGLSHPQEGMPRIFTPQSINHEFNMMVGGLIYNSTWEDRYVDFSHYLKIGVTNGQNQAFGDEVVVKEFVHPVTGQIYQSADVEGRSVAGRMIDRANELKAEYYYGQELLEGATPGTPYYEDAREYFETRNEQLQNVVAKMDMSRFVFDALGASIQR, from the coding sequence ATGAGATTAGGAACGACCTGGCGACTGATGGCCGGGGCCGTAGCGACAGTAGCGGTTAGCAGCGCGGTGGGATGCGTCGAGCAAGTCGGCGATATCAACCGCGTGCAGCCCAATGTCGTGGAAAAGGCCCTCTTTCAAAACGACGACGAATGGTACATGCGCCAGACGGTGACCGACACCGACATGCAGGCGTCTGTGGTGTTCGCCGCCATGGAGAGCTCGCTGAAGCGGGTTCGCTGGACGGTGACCGAAAACGTCCTCTACGCCCACTCCACGGTGGAGCTGGCCGAAGGGCTGAATGACGGCCTTGATGAGGAAGAGTCGCGTCGTCTGGGAGTGGTCGCGGCCTATCCGATCCGGGGGCACTTCGACATCCAGCGCTCGTACAACCCCTCGACCGGGGAGCCGAACAACCAGATCGTCGAGAACGCCAGTGACCGTCCCTGGTACGAGCGCAAGTACATGCGCGTGGACTGGTCCAACAACAAGCTCGACGGTTTTGGGATGTTCCAGAACCAGCTGGGGCGTTTTGCCTCCGCCAGCTGGTCGGTGCCCCAGGATGACGGCAAGATCGATAAGGATCGCACCCGGATCTCGGAAGACTACATCGACACGGTCGCCGAGTACTCCTATGAGCCCGACCTCTACGCCTGTTACGGCGCGTACGGCTATGACACCATCTTCAACTGCGAAGGTGGTCGTGTTCGCGTGCGCTCCTCCTTCTTGAAGGTTCCCGAAGAGGAAACCTTCATTCCGATGCAGTACACCGACAACATGCAGCTCACTCGCGATGGCAGCGAGATGGGTGATCCGATGTTGGTGGCGTCGATCTACGACCAGGACCTCGGCTACGAGGTTGAGGTTGAGTGTAACGACCAGGTCAAGGGCTGGATGCTCCAGCGCTACGGCTATGAGTGGGAGCGTCTCTGCGCGCCGGCGACCTTCGATTACCACCAGCGCTACGGGTATTTCCGCACCGAGCGCGTAGCCTGGGATCGTTTCGTGGGCGCGGCCGACGATTCGCGCCTTTACTACGCGAACCGCTGGAACATCTGGCAGACGATGCTTGATGAGAGCGGCAACGAGCTTCCCTTTGAAGAGCGTACGCCGCAGCCGATCACCTACCACCTGAACGCGGAGTACCCCGAGTTCATGTTTGAGGCGGCTCAGGTCACCGCCGAAGAGTGGAACAAAGCCTTCCGTCACGCGGTCAAGGTTGCGCAGGGGATCGACGACGAAGCGCTCGACGCTGTTCTGATGGACGAGTACGGTCACACCCAGATGTACCGTATCGTCGAGAACAGCTGTCACCCGGGTCCGCTGGTCGAGTGGAAGAACACCTACGGCGCCGGGAAGGCCGCCGACCGCACCAGCCCCACGCAGCTCTTCCGCGAGTTCGTCGGGAACCCCGGCAGTGATGAGGCGCTGGAAGCTGCGCTGTGGGAGCTGCCCAACGCTTCGCGCGTTCAGCTCTGTGCCGAGCTGGAGTACGCCACCGAGGTGCGCGACGACGTAGACGCTCGCTTCAGCTGGGAGCGTGTCGGTGACCTGCGCTACAGCTTCTTCAACTGGGTGGAAACGGATGTGCCCTGGGCCGGTTATGGTCCTTCGGCGGCCGACCCGATCACCGGTCAAATCATCAGCGGTAACGCCAACTTTGCCGGCGGTTACATCCGTCGCTCGGCGCTCTACGCCGCGGACCTGATGCAGTACTTCAACGGTGAGCTCTCGGATACCGACATCATGTACGGGACCCAGATCCGCCGTGACCTGTTCCACAATAGCGACACCGCCAGCAACCGCTTCGGGTTGAGCCCGGAGGTCAAGAATGAGGTGGCACGTCGTTCCGGCGTCAGCCCCAACTCGACCAGCAAGGTCGGGCTGAGTGAGCGTCCCGAGTACCACGAGCTTCACGACTTCATTCTGGCGCACGGCAAAGATCGCATTCAGCGCGAAGCCGATATCGTCTCGATGGCCAGCGATAAGCTCGCCGCGCGCGACGAGCGGATGGTCGAGTTCCTTCAGAACCCCGACGTCAAGAACTTCCTGATGCGCGACGTGGAGACGGCCATGGCGATTGAAGCCACCGCCCGCGAGCGCTTCGGTCCGCAGTTCGGCGATGAGCAGCTGCACCAGGCCTACCTCGACGTGCACACTCCGCGTCAAACCTTCGCGCGCACGGAGCAGCGTGATCGTATGCTGGCAGAGCGCAGCATCATGACCTACGACACGCTGAACCGTTCGGCGGAAGTGCTGGTCACCTACCAGGGCGCCGCGGATTACTTCAAAGGCAAGAGTCGCACCGATATTATTGAGTACTTCATGAACAAAATGTTCATCGGTACTCAGCTCCACGAGATCGGTCACACGGTGGGTCTGCGCCACAACTTCGCGGCCAGCACCGATGCGCTGAACTTCCACGACGAGTACTGGCACATCGAGCAGGCGGTCGTCGACGGCACGATCACCCGCGAAGAGGCCTACAGCCTGCAGGGCGCGCTTGCCGAGCAGATCACCGGCAAAGAGATCGATTACGCCAGCCAGGCCGAGTACCAGCTTGCCAGCGTGATGGACTACACCGGCGATCTCACCGGCCGATTCAAGGGGCTGGGTAAGTACGACTATGCCGCGATCGCGTTTGCCTACGGCGAAGCCGTGGAAACCTGGGATGATTCGGTTCAGCTTCCCAACCTCCTGGAGCAGGACTCCTGGTTGAGTGACTACAAGCAGATGCCGCGCATCCTGGCCGGTGCTCCGGCCAGCGCGGAAATCGACCCGGCGACCTACGCGCAGGGGATCGACATCCTGATCAACGGCCGTACCTACAAGCCGATTCGGGAGGTGAAAGAGCGCCGTCGTCAGGGCATTCAGGCCAACACGGTCAACTGGGCCAACTTCGACCTGAGTGCTGAGAACCAGCCGAACCTGGATCGCACGGTCTCCTACGAGTTCTGCTCCGATGAGTACCGCGGCGGTATCCTGAACTGCTCGATCTGGGACTTCGGTGCGAACCAGCGCGAGATCGTCAACCACAGCTTCAACACCTATCGCGCGCTGCAGACCTTCTGGCGCTACCGCCGTCACCACATCAGCCGTGGCTACGAAAACTACGGCAACTACATCAACCGCGTGTACTCGACCTTCCAGATGGCGCAGGAACCCTTCCGTTACTACGGGCTCTACCGCTTCTATAACCTGGGCGACTACACCGATGACCTGCTGGCGGCGTCCATCGATACCTTCAACTTCTACAACGAAGTTATGGCGATGGCCGAGCCGGGCCGCTTCTGCAAGTACGAGCCGGCCAACTCGCGCGTCGATGAGGGATGGTACTTCGATCTGAACAACACCTACCTGCCGGCCGACTACCACGTCGACCTGGGTGAGTGTGATGACTACATCGACATCCCCAAAGGTATCGGTAATCACTACAACTTCTCGTTCACCGACGAGTACGAGTACCGCATTGACCGCGTGGGTACCTACATCGACAAGATGGTCGCTTCGCAGTCGATTTTCGACATCAACGCGAACTTCGCGCAGAGCACCTTCTTCACGGACTTCCGCGCCACGAACCTCTCGTTCTGGACGGTGTTCAAGGATGAGATGCTGGCGATGCTCGAAGGCGTGCTGCTCGGCGACTACAGCGAGTACGGCGGTGTGGTTTCCAACGGCAAGTACCAGGATCCGGTGCCGGTTAGTGCGGAAACCTTCGGTCTTGGCCTGAGCCACCCGCAGGAAGGGATGCCGCGCATCTTCACCCCGCAGTCCATCAACCATGAGTTCAACATGATGGTCGGCGGTCTGATCTACAACTCGACCTGGGAAGACCGTTACGTGGACTTCTCGCATTACCTGAAGATCGGTGTGACCAACGGTCAGAACCAGGCCTTCGGTGATGAAGTTGTGGTCAAAGAGTTCGTGCACCCGGTGACCGGCCAGATCTACCAGTCGGCCGATGTTGAGGGTCGCTCGGTGGCGGGACGGATGATCGATCGCGCCAACGAACTCAAGGCTGAGTACTACTACGGCCAGGAGCTTCTGGAAGGTGCGACCCCCGGGACGCCCTACTATGAAGATGCCCGTGAGTACTTTGAGACGCGTAACGAGCAGCTTCAGAACGTCGTGGCCAAGATGGACATGAGCCGCTTCGTGTTTGATGCCCTGGGTGCCAGCATCCAGCGCTGA
- a CDS encoding ABC transporter permease, which yields MMRTLRQISAFSLNTLLEGLRNKVLYAVLLAALGALGAASAFGALSLHQEERLFNNLVFVIGHLFLVALAIYQGVNALWREIDSKTIFTVLSKPVTRGAFLVGKYAASAAILTLCWALMFGAKALAALALGYDVGALHLATYLGSWMQLMIVLATAFFFSAFSGPLLSALFTFGLFVLGSLTPQLADAARQFSQEGNPVHLILQAALLVIPDLEKLNLSYELANAMAVGSTYLLQALLYTGVCVTLLLSLAYLIFSRRDFA from the coding sequence ATGATGCGAACTCTGCGACAGATCAGCGCGTTCTCGCTCAACACCCTCCTCGAAGGCTTGCGAAACAAAGTCCTCTACGCCGTTCTGCTGGCCGCCCTGGGAGCGCTGGGTGCAGCCAGCGCGTTTGGTGCCTTGAGCCTCCATCAGGAAGAGCGCCTCTTCAACAATCTAGTCTTCGTCATCGGACACCTCTTTCTGGTAGCGCTGGCGATCTACCAGGGCGTCAACGCGCTGTGGCGCGAGATCGACTCTAAAACGATCTTCACCGTGCTCTCCAAACCGGTGACCCGCGGCGCCTTTCTCGTCGGAAAGTACGCGGCCAGCGCTGCCATCCTCACCCTCTGCTGGGCGTTGATGTTTGGGGCCAAAGCCCTGGCCGCCCTCGCCCTGGGCTATGACGTCGGGGCACTTCATCTGGCCACGTACCTGGGCTCCTGGATGCAGCTGATGATCGTGCTGGCCACCGCCTTCTTCTTCAGCGCGTTCTCTGGCCCCCTCCTCAGTGCGCTCTTTACCTTCGGGCTCTTTGTACTGGGCAGTCTTACGCCTCAACTCGCCGATGCCGCACGCCAGTTCTCCCAGGAGGGCAACCCGGTTCACCTGATTCTCCAGGCCGCTCTGCTGGTGATCCCGGACCTGGAAAAACTCAACCTCTCCTACGAACTCGCCAACGCAATGGCGGTCGGCTCTACCTACCTTCTCCAGGCCCTGCTCTACACCGGGGTCTGCGTCACACTGCTGCTGAGCCTGGCCTACCTGATCTTCTCCCGCCGAGATTTTGCCTGA
- a CDS encoding ABC transporter ATP-binding protein, with product MTEDLVLDVQDVAKTYRVGFFRKRVEAVRSVSFQIRRGEIFGLVGPNGAGKSTTIKMITGLVRPDRGQVRLFGMPVTHTAARARMGFLPENPNLYPHLKARELMRYYGGLLGLSLAESDRRAEQLLGQVGLSHALDRPISKFSKGMKQRAGIAQALLGDPEFVVLDEPQSGLDPIGRREIRDLVVELRRRGKTILFCSHILPDVEEICDRVALVHRGRVRETGFIHELLDPKILRYELFARGWSDELNQQLGPRLLHHFDVGDVARVDLRGDIDLEETLQLIARAGARVESLQPQKQRLEDVFIRDTNDAGEAQP from the coding sequence ATGACTGAAGATCTCGTCCTCGATGTTCAGGACGTCGCCAAAACCTACCGCGTAGGCTTCTTTCGTAAACGGGTCGAGGCCGTGCGCTCCGTGAGTTTTCAGATCCGCCGCGGCGAAATCTTCGGGCTGGTCGGCCCCAACGGCGCCGGCAAGTCCACGACCATCAAGATGATCACCGGCCTGGTGCGTCCGGATCGGGGGCAGGTGCGCCTCTTCGGGATGCCGGTCACCCACACGGCCGCCCGCGCGCGCATGGGCTTTTTGCCCGAAAACCCCAACCTCTATCCCCACCTCAAAGCCCGCGAGCTGATGCGCTACTACGGCGGCCTCCTCGGATTGAGCCTGGCCGAGAGCGACCGCCGCGCCGAACAGCTCCTCGGCCAGGTGGGCCTGAGCCACGCCCTGGACCGCCCGATCTCGAAGTTCTCCAAGGGGATGAAGCAGCGTGCCGGCATTGCCCAGGCCCTCCTGGGAGACCCGGAATTTGTGGTACTCGATGAGCCTCAGTCCGGCCTGGACCCCATCGGGCGGCGAGAGATCCGCGATCTGGTGGTCGAGCTTCGGCGCCGTGGGAAGACGATTCTCTTCTGCAGCCACATCCTCCCCGACGTCGAAGAGATCTGCGACCGCGTCGCTCTGGTCCACCGCGGCCGGGTGCGCGAAACGGGCTTCATTCACGAGCTCCTCGATCCGAAGATCCTGCGCTATGAACTCTTCGCCCGGGGCTGGTCCGACGAACTCAACCAGCAGCTTGGCCCGCGCCTGCTCCACCACTTTGACGTCGGTGACGTGGCTCGTGTCGATCTTCGGGGCGACATCGACCTCGAAGAGACACTGCAACTCATCGCCCGGGCCGGCGCCCGCGTCGAGAGCCTCCAACCGCAGAAACAGCGCCTGGAAGACGTCTTTATTCGCGATACCAACGACGCCGGGGAGGCGCAGCCATGA
- a CDS encoding type IV pilin protein — translation MLMKLRTNKKGFTLVELMIVVAIIGILAALAIPAFIKYINRSKTAEASNILSNVSGAAKGYFEGDQVFSPPTGDQPWHLADVSGAVTARAERPGMPVPLTDKVFPGGDAGSFTTHVNFPVGGAKGVPDTDNSAALNTAALHKLNLVLEEPTYFGYHIQSTGTGGAATFQVAACHDFTGTAAATTTCTEAITDSHAVILDCEADIEDGTNLGATCFPPYTLNEFL, via the coding sequence ATGTTGATGAAACTCCGCACCAACAAAAAAGGCTTCACCCTCGTTGAGCTGATGATCGTCGTCGCGATCATCGGTATCCTCGCCGCCCTGGCCATCCCGGCCTTCATCAAGTACATCAACCGCTCCAAGACGGCTGAGGCTTCCAACATCCTCTCCAACGTCTCCGGTGCGGCCAAAGGCTACTTCGAAGGGGACCAGGTCTTCTCGCCTCCTACCGGCGACCAGCCCTGGCACCTCGCTGACGTGTCGGGTGCAGTCACCGCTCGCGCGGAGCGCCCGGGCATGCCCGTGCCGCTTACGGACAAGGTCTTCCCCGGCGGCGACGCTGGCAGCTTCACGACCCACGTCAACTTCCCGGTCGGTGGTGCCAAAGGTGTCCCGGATACCGACAACTCCGCCGCCCTCAACACCGCGGCGCTGCATAAGCTGAATCTGGTCCTCGAAGAGCCCACCTACTTCGGCTACCACATTCAGAGCACCGGCACCGGCGGCGCCGCGACCTTCCAGGTCGCCGCCTGCCACGACTTCACGGGCACCGCCGCTGCGACCACCACCTGCACCGAAGCCATCACCGACTCGCACGCCGTCATCCTGGACTGCGAAGCCGACATCGAAGATGGCACCAACCTGGGCGCCACCTGCTTCCCCCCCTACACCCTCAACGAGTTCCTTTAA
- a CDS encoding type IV pilin protein, with translation MNTLALRIASLLPAAARVDRRGMTLVELMIVVAIVGVLAALGGMSYSKYIQKGKVTQLKQYAMDIARGQEQFRARNNRYYEPTTMYSASLAEAQRPEWTNLLEFSSTVGHGVTIEVEANVGGACTICPAGVTPTGAGAENAPWFGVLVTQSELGNDALMVFFANDMPEPIEILP, from the coding sequence ATGAACACGCTCGCTCTACGCATCGCCTCCCTGTTGCCCGCTGCCGCCCGCGTCGATCGCCGCGGCATGACTCTGGTCGAGTTGATGATCGTTGTGGCCATCGTCGGGGTGCTCGCTGCCCTGGGCGGCATGAGCTACAGCAAATACATTCAAAAAGGCAAAGTCACCCAGCTCAAACAGTACGCCATGGACATCGCCCGCGGGCAGGAGCAGTTCCGCGCGCGCAACAACCGCTACTACGAGCCGACGACGATGTACTCGGCCTCGCTCGCCGAAGCCCAGCGCCCCGAATGGACCAACCTGCTGGAGTTTAGCTCCACCGTCGGCCACGGCGTCACCATCGAAGTGGAAGCCAACGTCGGCGGCGCCTGCACCATCTGCCCGGCCGGCGTCACCCCGACCGGCGCCGGCGCCGAGAACGCTCCCTGGTTTGGCGTGCTCGTCACCCAATCCGAGCTGGGCAACGACGCCCTGATGGTCTTCTTTGCCAACGACATGCCCGAACCCATCGAGATCCTCCCCTGA
- a CDS encoding sigma-54-dependent transcriptional regulator, with translation MSDPTPDTSPRPDLAVLVVDDERSMREFLGVMLRKDGHLVEVASTGEDALARLKAGERFKLVMTDLKMPGIGGLDVLEAVKRDQPACQVIVMTAYATAETALSAIKLGAYDYITKPFKLDQARAAVNRALEKFLLLSENLYLRDALDHRQGMGELIGRSPAMQRVFQMIARVAPTRTTVLIHGESGTGKELVARAIHTHSAHAEGPFLPINCGAIPENLIESELFGHRKGAFTGAMADKEGLFVAAGQGTVFLDEIGELPPSVQVKLLRVLQERKVRPVGESRELPVHCRIVAATNRDLRDEVRQGRFREDLYYRLSVIPIEVPPLRERSSDVQLLLEHFLQRYATEIGNPIEGIDAPALRILTTYDYPGNVRELQNIMERAVTLETGSLVSTESLPYHLQEENFSRVAREIEVPEAGVDLEKLVEELERNLITRALERAGGVKTEAARLLNISFRALRYRLDKYGLNDD, from the coding sequence ATGAGCGATCCCACACCAGACACCTCGCCACGCCCCGATCTCGCGGTGCTTGTGGTCGACGATGAGCGCAGCATGCGCGAGTTCTTAGGGGTCATGCTGCGCAAAGATGGCCACCTCGTCGAAGTCGCTTCCACCGGCGAAGACGCACTGGCACGCCTGAAAGCCGGGGAGCGCTTCAAGCTGGTGATGACCGACCTGAAGATGCCCGGCATCGGCGGCCTGGATGTGCTCGAGGCCGTCAAACGCGACCAGCCGGCCTGCCAGGTCATCGTGATGACCGCCTACGCCACCGCCGAGACCGCCCTCTCCGCCATCAAGCTGGGCGCCTACGACTACATCACAAAACCCTTCAAGCTCGATCAGGCCCGCGCGGCCGTGAACCGCGCGCTCGAGAAGTTCTTGCTTCTGAGCGAAAACCTCTACCTGCGCGACGCCCTCGACCACCGCCAGGGCATGGGCGAGCTCATCGGCCGCTCTCCGGCCATGCAGCGCGTCTTCCAGATGATCGCCCGCGTCGCCCCCACCCGCACCACCGTGCTCATTCACGGAGAATCGGGCACGGGCAAAGAACTCGTCGCCCGGGCCATCCACACCCACAGCGCGCACGCCGAGGGGCCCTTTTTGCCCATCAACTGCGGCGCCATCCCCGAAAATCTCATCGAAAGCGAACTCTTCGGGCACCGAAAAGGCGCCTTCACCGGCGCCATGGCCGATAAAGAGGGGCTCTTCGTCGCCGCCGGCCAGGGCACCGTCTTCCTCGATGAGATCGGCGAGCTCCCCCCCTCGGTGCAGGTCAAACTGCTGCGCGTTCTGCAGGAGCGAAAGGTGCGCCCGGTCGGTGAATCCCGCGAGCTTCCCGTTCACTGCCGCATCGTCGCTGCCACCAACCGCGACCTCCGAGACGAAGTGCGCCAGGGACGCTTTCGCGAAGACCTCTACTACCGCCTCAGCGTCATCCCCATTGAGGTTCCCCCCCTTCGTGAGCGCAGCTCCGATGTGCAGCTCCTGCTGGAACACTTCCTGCAGCGCTACGCCACCGAGATCGGCAACCCCATCGAGGGCATCGACGCCCCCGCCCTGCGCATCCTCACCACCTACGACTACCCGGGCAACGTGCGCGAGCTGCAAAACATCATGGAGCGCGCCGTCACCCTGGAGACCGGCTCCCTGGTCTCCACCGAGAGCCTCCCCTACCACCTCCAGGAGGAGAACTTTTCCCGGGTCGCCCGCGAGATCGAGGTCCCCGAGGCCGGCGTCGACCTGGAAAAGCTCGTCGAAGAACTCGAGCGCAACCTCATCACCCGCGCCCTGGAACGCGCCGGCGGCGTCAAGACCGAAGCCGCTCGCCTGCTCAACATCAGCTTCCGGGCGCTGCGCTACCGCCTGGACAAGTACGGCCTTAACGACGACTGA
- a CDS encoding two-component system sensor histidine kinase NtrB, producing MLLSRDRQRDRLKGLLVFRVVLVTIFLGSAVALDVRTFASVSEPRNLTLLGLIVGTYLLTIAHALALRRQTRTQRLAWAQIAGDLAVTAILALVSGGFESLFLFFFHLTTINAAIVLGRAGALVASLVTVISLGYLALITAGVLPHPILPSPFSPQPWSTLAYEVIINSVGGIMIALLAGHLAGRLGEATEELARRHVDLQELRALNEHILASLSSGLLTIAPDGRVIFINRAAEEITAWPASRVLGRSLRELFPGLASAALRSDASQNPRLEGPFTRPDGRVLHLGFSISPLRNSESDEVGKIIIFQDLSEIRKLEAQMKRSERLAAIGQLSAAIAHEIRNPLAAISGSVEMLRTDETIDQENQVLMDIVLREVDRLNALITDFLAYSQPRPLRTETRDLRALIEELLQLYCPQAERDRLSLIRDFDPAHPQMLAPIDAEALRQIVWNLLINAGDAISNLPEGERILRLELSPARLRNAPAWRFAVEDNGPGVAPELRERIFDPFFTTKETGTGLGLATNFRLAEAHEGRIAVEPPAHLKGARFELLLPALAAEDLPPTPAASSPEPAEEAS from the coding sequence ATGTTGTTATCGCGCGACCGACAGCGCGACCGCCTCAAAGGCCTACTGGTCTTTCGGGTGGTCCTGGTCACCATCTTTCTGGGCAGCGCGGTCGCCCTGGATGTCCGCACCTTCGCCAGCGTCTCCGAGCCCCGCAACCTGACGCTGCTCGGGCTGATCGTCGGCACCTACCTGCTCACCATCGCCCATGCCCTGGCCCTGCGACGTCAAACGCGCACCCAGCGGCTGGCCTGGGCTCAGATCGCCGGAGATCTGGCGGTCACCGCCATCCTGGCACTGGTCTCCGGCGGGTTTGAGAGCCTCTTTCTCTTCTTCTTTCACCTGACGACCATCAACGCCGCGATCGTTCTAGGGCGCGCCGGTGCGCTGGTAGCCTCGCTGGTGACCGTGATCTCCCTGGGATACCTGGCGCTGATCACCGCCGGAGTCCTGCCCCACCCCATCCTCCCCTCGCCCTTCTCCCCGCAGCCCTGGAGCACGCTGGCCTACGAGGTCATCATCAACAGCGTGGGCGGCATCATGATCGCGCTGCTCGCCGGCCACCTGGCCGGGCGCCTGGGAGAGGCCACCGAAGAACTCGCGCGACGCCACGTCGATCTTCAAGAACTTCGCGCACTCAACGAACATATCCTCGCCAGCCTCTCCAGCGGGCTGCTGACCATTGCGCCTGACGGACGCGTGATCTTTATCAACCGCGCCGCCGAAGAGATCACCGCCTGGCCCGCCTCCCGGGTGCTCGGACGCTCGCTCCGCGAGCTCTTCCCCGGCCTGGCCAGCGCTGCGCTTCGCTCGGACGCCTCCCAAAACCCCCGCTTAGAAGGCCCCTTCACCCGCCCCGATGGCCGCGTACTCCACCTGGGGTTCTCGATCTCTCCCCTGCGAAACTCCGAGTCTGACGAGGTGGGAAAGATCATCATCTTCCAGGACTTAAGCGAGATCCGAAAACTCGAAGCGCAAATGAAACGCTCCGAGCGACTGGCCGCCATCGGCCAACTCTCCGCGGCCATCGCCCACGAAATCCGCAACCCCCTGGCCGCAATCAGCGGTTCGGTCGAGATGCTCCGGACCGATGAGACCATCGATCAGGAGAATCAAGTCCTGATGGACATCGTCCTGCGGGAGGTCGACCGCCTCAACGCGCTGATCACTGACTTTCTGGCCTACAGTCAGCCGCGCCCCCTGCGTACCGAGACTCGCGATCTGCGCGCCCTCATCGAAGAACTCCTGCAACTCTACTGCCCCCAGGCAGAACGCGATCGCCTCTCCCTCATCCGGGACTTCGATCCCGCCCATCCTCAGATGCTCGCGCCCATCGATGCCGAGGCCCTGCGCCAGATCGTCTGGAACCTGCTGATCAACGCCGGCGACGCCATCTCCAACCTCCCAGAAGGCGAACGCATCCTGCGCCTGGAGCTCTCCCCGGCCCGACTTCGCAACGCCCCCGCCTGGCGCTTCGCGGTCGAAGACAACGGTCCCGGCGTCGCCCCCGAGCTGCGCGAACGCATCTTCGATCCCTTTTTCACCACCAAAGAAACGGGCACCGGACTTGGCTTGGCCACGAACTTTCGCCTGGCCGAAGCCCACGAAGGCCGCATCGCGGTGGAGCCCCCCGCACACCTGAAGGGCGCCCGCTTCGAGCTCCTGCTCCCGGCTCTTGCCGCCGAGGATCTGCCTCCCACTCCCGCGGCCTCTTCCCCTGAGCCGGCGGAAGAGGCATCCTAG